TCCCAGGAGTGTCACGATGATCAGCCTGGCCGGCCGCGACATTCTCCATGCCTGGGGAAAATTCGTCTTCACCGGCATCGGTCTGGGTCTGCTGATCGGCGTCACCCTGGTCATGGCTGGGGTGTACCGAGGCATGGTGGACGACGGCAAGGCGTTGCTCGACAACAGTGGCGCTGACCTTTGGGTGGTGCAAAAGGATACTCTGGGTCCTTATGCGGAGTCGTCCAGCCTCAACGATGACGTGTATCGCGCCATTCTCGCCATGCCGGGAGTCTCACAGGCAGCGAACGTGACCTACCTGACCATGCAGGTACGCAAGGGCGAGAGTGATGTACGCACCATGGTGGTCGGCATCGCGCCCGGTGCGTTGGGGGCTACACCCGGATGGCCTCCTTATCTCGTCGCTGGACGCCAGATCACGCGCGGTCACTACGAGGCGGTGGCCGACATCGCCACCGGCTTCAAACTGGGAGATCGTCTTGCCATTCGCCGAAATCATTACACCGTCGTGGGGCTGACACGGCGCATGGTGTCGTCCAGCGGCGACCCGATGGTATTCATTCCGCTCAAGGATGCCCAAGAGGCTCAGTTCCTCAAGGACAACGACGCCATTTGGCAAAGCCGGCGTCGCACCGAAGCCAACCCGGCCTTCAATCGACCCGGTGTTCCTGGTTTGCTGGATGCCGTGATTGCTTCACAGAGCACCAACGCGTTCGTCAATGCAGTGCTGGTCACTCTGAAACCTGGTCATGCGCCGGACGAGGTTGCCGAATCCATCCGACGCTGGAAGCGTTTGACGGTCTACACACGGGCACAGATGGAAGACATCCTCGTCGGCAAGTTGATCGCCACGTCGGCCAAACAGATAGGCATGTTCTTGGTGATTCTGGCCATCGTTAGCGCGGCCATCGTCGCTTTCATCATCTACTCGCTGACGATGGACAAAATCCGCGAGATCGCGGTATTGAAGCTCATCGGCACACGCAACCGAACTATCGCCGCGATGATCATGCAGCAGGCGCTCGCCTTGGGGGTGATTGGCTTCGTGGTCGGCAAGATCACCGCCACTTTCTCAGCCCCCCTGTTCCCCAAATATGTGCTGCTCACGCCAATGGATTCCGTGACCGGTTTTTTTGCCGTGCTCGTGATTTGCGTGCTGGCCAGCATCGTCGCCATTCGCATGGCACTCAAGGTCGATCCGGCCGAAGCGATAGGGTGACCCCATGATTGGAAAAGGAATCCGCATCGAAGGCCTAAGCAAACGCTTTGGCAAAGGTGACACGGCTGTCTACGCGTTGAAGGACGTGAATATGCAGGTTGCACCAGGTGAGGTGGTCGGATTGGTCGGCCCTTCCGGCTCGGGCAAGAGCACGCTGCTTAAATGCCTGGGTGCGGTGATCGATCCGAGCGACGGCCGCATGACGCTGGGTAATGAAGTGATATACGACGGCGGTTGGCAAGTTCGTGATCTGCGCGCCTTGCGGCGCGACAAAATTGGTTTTGTCTTCCAATCGCCGTACCTGATTCCGTTTCTCGATGTCACCGACAACGTGGCCCTGCTGCCGATGCTTGCAGGCGTCGCGAATGCAGAGGCGCGAGCGAAGGCATTGGAATTGCTTACGGCGCTTGATGTGCAACACCGAGTTCACGCCATGCCATCGCAACTCTCCGGTGGCGAGCAGCAACGGGTTGCCATCGCGCGCGGATTGGTTAACCGCCCACCGGTGATCCTGGCGGATGAACCCACCGCACCTCTCGACAGCGTGCGTGCCATGGCGGTGATTCGCATCCTCAACGACATGGCTCGGAAGTTCGAGACCGCCATCATCGTCGTCACCCATGACGAAAAGATCATCCCCACTTTCAAGCGCATCTACCACATCCGCGACGGTGTGACCCATGAGGAAGCTGGCGAAGGGCGGGAGTTCGAATGAGAGAACGATTGAATTACAGGAGAATTTCATGACCCACCGCAAACACAGCCACGCATTTGGAACTATCACCCTGACCGTTACGGCCTGCCTGCTTTTATGGGGTTTTCAGTTGCCAGCTTGGGCTGGTGACGCTACCCAGGTTGAGCCACTGGCGCTACGCAAGATCATGCAGGAACTCGGGCGCAACATGCAGGCTATTACCGGTGCGATTTCGCAGGAGAAATGGGTTCAGGTCGTTCAGCTCGCCCCAAAAGTTGCTGCACACCCCGAGCCACCGCTTACTGAAAAAATGCGCATCCTTGCTTACCTCGGCGCTGATGCGACCAAGTTCAGAAACTTTGACGCGCAGACTCACGAGGCGGCGCTGGCCATGAAGCTGGCTGCTGCGAGCAGCGACGGCAAGGCGGTGATCCAATCATTCGCCCACGTGCAGGAAAGCTGCTTGGGCTGCCACCAAGCTTTCCGTAAACCTTTCGTGGAGCATTTTTATGGAGCACGCTAAAACATGCCAGCGCCCCATCAGCCTCAAAAGACGGCTTGCGGCAACTTACCTGGTAGCTGGTCTGGTCACCGCCGGTCTGGCCGGCTGCGCCGCCGGCCCTGATTTTCAGCGTCCCACCGCACCCGATGTGGCTCGCTACACTGCAACACCGGTGGCTGATAGAACCGCGTCCGCTCCCACGCAGTTCGGCGAAACACAACGTCTAGTCGAAGGGCTTCCGATCGAAACGCAATGGTGGCAAAGCTTGGGTTCATCCGCACTCGACGGACTGATCAACGAAGCTTTCCATGTCAGCCCGACGCTGGCGAGCATCAGCGCCAATTTGCGACAGGCGCAGGAGCTTCTTGCCGCACAGGCGGGCTCGACGCAATATCCACAGGTAGATGTCGCACTGGGATCTCAGCGCCAGCAAATGAGTCCCAGTAGCCAAGGGTTGAGCGGAGACGCACGTCAATTCAGCCTCTACAACGCCAGCGTTGGCGTGCATTACAACCTCGATCTGGCTGGCGGCAACCGGCGCGCACTCGAAGCCTTGGCTGCTCGCGCCGACTACCGTCGCTTCGAACTGAATGCTGCGCGCCTGGCCCTTGCCGGCAACATGGCAACCGCTGCCATTACCCGAGCACGCCTCGCCGCGCAACTAGAAGCCACTACTGCCATTTTGCGCGTGCAGGATGAGCAACTGCGCCTAGCCCATGAACGCGTGCGTATCGGTCAGGCCTCACCTGATGAAGCGTTGAGCCTACAAGCTCAGGCGGAGCAAACGCGGGCAGAACTGCCTGCGCTGCGTAAACAACTGCAACAAACCGAACATCTACTGGCGGTGCTAGCCGGTCGTGCCCCAGGCACGGGTGGCATCCCGGCCTTCACTCTGGCCGATTTCACTCTGCCCGTCGAGATGCCGCTCGTCGTGCCCTCAGAACTGGTGCGCCGCCGACCGGATATCCAGGCGTCAGAGGCGCTGTTGCATGCGGCCAATGCAGACTATGGTGTGGCTGTCGCCAAGCTCTACCCACAGATCAACCTGAGCGCCAACCTTGGCTCTCAAGCGCTGACCACCGGTGCCCTGTTCGGTGGTGGCTCGGCAGTGTGGGGCCTGGTTGCGCAGCTCACCCAGCCTCTTTTTAATCCAGGGCTACCCGCTGAAAAAAGAGCGGCGCTCGCCGCTTTTGATGCCGCCGCAGCCAATTACCAGAGCGTCGTATTGGAGTCTTTGCGTAACGTCGCCGACACCCTGCGCGCGGTGGAAAGCGATGCACAAACTTTGACTGCCCTCGCTGCCGCTGATATGGCTGCACAGGCCTCCTTGCAGTCGGTCGAGCGGCAATACCGGCTGGGCGCGGCCAGCTACCTGCAACTGCTCATCGCGCAGCAACAGGCACAGTCAATCCGGATCAATATGATTGCGGCCCAGGCACAACGCCTAGTCGATAGTGTTGCTTTATATCAGGCCCTGGGAGGTGGTGTCAGTTAAGGCTATGCCCTAACCTGATGTCAGATGTTGAGCACAAACAACGTCAGAGTAGAGTGTGAATTTATATTTATTGACACATTCAGCCAAGGGTAATAGATTTCATCCTGACATTTTTACCTTTGGAGGCATCTTGCAAGGTCAACGTATCGGCTACGTCCGCGTCAGCAGCTTCGACCAGAATCCTGATCGACAACTGGAACAAATAGAAGTCGGCAAGGTATTCACCGATAAGGCTTCAGGCAAGGACACACAACGTCCCGAACTTGAAAGGCTGCTGGCCTTCGTCCGCGAGGGCGACACCGTGGTGGTGCATAGCATGGACAGGTTGGCACGCAACCTTGATGACCTGCGCCGCATCGTCCAAGGGCTGACACAACGGGGCGTGCGCATGGAGTTCGTCAAAGAAGGGCTGACGTTCACCGGCGAGGACTCACCGATGGCCAATCTGATGCTGTCGGTCATGGGAGCCTTTGCTGAGTTCGAGCGCGCCCTGATCCGCGAACGTCAGCGCGAGGGAATCGTGCTGGCCAAGCAGCGCGGTGCCTACCGGGGACGAAAGAAATCGCTGAACAGCGAACAAATTGCCGAGTTGAAACGGCGAGTTGCGGCAGGCGACCAAAAAACCTTGGTGGCCCGTGACTTCGGCATCAGCCGCGAAACCTTGTACCAGTACCTGCGGGAAGACTGACCATGCCACGCCGCTCAATCCTGTCCGCCACCGAGCGCGAAAGTCTGCTGGCACTGCCAGATGTCAAAGACGAACTGATACGGCACTACACGTTCAACGAAACCGACCTGTCGGTGATCCGTCAGCGTCGCGGCGCCGCGAATCGATTGGGCTTCGCCGTGCAGCTTTGCTACTTGCGATTCCCTGGCATCTTCTTGGGCGTCGATGAACCTCCATTTCCGCCCCTGCTGCGCATGGTGGCCGCACAACTCAAGGTGCCGGTGGAAAGCTGGAACGATTACGGCCAGCGCGAGCAGACACGGCGGGAGCATTTGGTCGAGCTGCAAACGGTGTTTGGATTCAAGCCCTTCACCATGAGTCACTACCGGCAAGCCGTGCATACATTGACCGAACTGGCCTTGCAAACAGACAAAGGCATTGTGCTGGCCAGCACCCTTGTTGAAAACCTGCGGCGGCAGAGCATCATCCTACCCGCCATGAATGCCATCGAGCGCGCAAGCGCCGAGGCCATTACCCGTGCCAACCGGAGCATCCATGCGGCATTGGCCGATTCCTTGATACCTGTCCATCGCCAGCGCCTGGACGAACTGCTCAAGCGCAAGGATGGTAGCAAAATGACGTGGCTAGCGTGGCTGCGCCAATCGCCCGCCAAGCCGAACTCGCGCCACATGCTTGAACACATCGAACGCCTCAAAGCCTGGCAGGCGCTTGACCTACCTGCTGGCATCGAACGGCAGGTACACCAAAACCGCTTGCTCAAGATCGCCCGCGAGGGCGGCCAGATGACGCCCGCCGACCTGGCCAAGTTCGAGTCGCAGCGGCGTTACGCCACCTTGGTAGCACTGGCCATCGAGGGCATGGCCACCGTCACTGATGAAATCATCGACCTTCACGACCGCATCATCGGCAAGCTGTTCAATGCGGCCAAGAACAAGCATCAACAGCAGTTCCAGGCTTCCGGCAAGGCGATCAACGACAAGGTGCGGATGTATGGGCGCATCGGTCAGGCGCTGATTGAAGCCAAACAAAGCGGCGGCGATCCGTTCGCCGCCATCGAAGCGGTCATGCCGTGGGACACCTTCGCCGCCAGCGTCACCGAGGCGCAAACGCTGGCGCGGCCTGCCGATTTTGATTTCCTGCACCATATCGGCGAGAGTTACGCCACGCTGCGCCGCTATGCGCCGCAGTTCCTGGACGTGCTCAAACTGCGCGCCGCGCCCACCGCCAAGGGTGTGCTCGATGCCATCGACGTGCTGCGCGGCATGAACAGCGACAGCGCGCGCAAGGTGCCCGCCGATGCGCCAACCGCATTCATCAAGCCGCGCTGGGCAAAGCTGGTTCTGACCGACGAGGGTATTGACCGGCGTTACTACGAGTTATGCGCCCTGTCGGAGCTGAAGAACGCACTGCGCTCTGGTGATGTTTGGGTGCAGGGTTCGCGCCAGTTCAAGGACTTCGACGAATACCTGGTGCCGATCGAGAAGTTCGCCACCCTGAAGCTGGCCAGCGAATTGCCACTGGCCGTGGCCACCGACTGCGACCAATATCTGCATGACCGACTGGAATTATTGGAGGCGCAACTCGCCACAGTCAACCGCATGGCGGCGACCAACGACTTACCGGACGCCATCATCACCACTGCATCGGGCCTGAAGATCACGCCGCTGGACGCAGCGGTGCCAGACGCCGCGCAAGCCTTGATTGACCAGTCGGCGATGTTGCTGCCGCACCTCAAGATCACCGAGTTGCTGATGGAGGTCGATGAATGGACGGGCTTCACGCGCCACTTCACACACCTGAAGACCGGCGACACGGCCAAGGACAAAACCTTGCTGATGACGACGATTCTGGCTGATGGTATCAATCTTGGGCTCACCAAGATGGCCGAATCCTGCCCTGGCACCACCTACGCCAAGCTGTCTTGGCTGCAAGCCTGGCACGTTCGCGACGAAACCTATTCGACGGCGCTGGCCGAGCTGGTGAACGCACAGTTTCGACAACCCTTCGCCGGAAACTGGGGCGACGGCACCACGTCATCGTCGGACGGCCAGAACTTCCGAACCGGCAGCAAGGCAGAGAGCACCGGGCATATCAATCCGAAGTATGGAAGTAGCCCTGGGCGGACGTTCTATACCCATATCTCCGACCAATACGCGCCCTTCAGCGCCAAGGTGGTCAACGTCGGCTTGCGCGACTCGACCTATGTGCTCGATGGCCTGCTGTACCACGAGTCTGACTTGCGTATCGAGGAACACTACACCGACACGGCGGGCTTCACCGATCATGTGTTCGGCCTGATGCACTTTCTGGGATTCCGGTTCGCGCCGCGCATCCGCGACCTGGGCGACACCAAGCTGTTCATTCCCAAGGGCGATACTGCCTACGATGCACTCAAGCCGATGATTAGCAGCGACAGGCTGAACATCAAGGCTATTCGCGCTCATTGGGATGAAATCCTACGGCTGGCCACTTCGATCAAGCAGGGCACGGTGACGGCCTCGCTGATGCTGCGCAAGCTCGGCAGCTATCCGCGCCAAAACGGCTTGGCCGTCGCCCTGCGCGAGCTGGGGCGCATCGAGCGCACGCTGTTCATTCTGGATTGGCTGCAAAGCGTGGAGCTGCGCCGCCGCGTCCATGCGGGGCTGAATAAGGGCGAGGCGCGCAACGCGCTGGCCAGGGCGGTCTTCTTCTACCGATTGGGTGAAATCCGCGACCGCAGTTTTGAGCAGCAGCGCTACCGGGCCAGCGGCCTCAATCTGGTGACGGCGGCCATCGTGTTGTGGAACACGGTCTATCTGGAGCGTGCCACCAGTGCTTTGCGTGCCCACGGCAAGGCGCTGGACGACACGTTGCTGCAATATCTGTCACCGCTGGGGTGGGAGCATATCAACCTGACCGGCGATTACCTATGGCGCAGCAGTGCCAAGGTCGGTGCGGGGAAGTTCAGGCCATTGCGACCGCTGCCACCGGCTTAGCGTGCTTTATTTTCCGTTTTCTGAGACGACCCCCAGTTCAACAGCCTCAACAAACCAGGGCTCGGTCAGCCCCAGAATCCGAAAATATAGGTCCGTATCCTTCATTGGTGCCCTCCGGGAAGGACATTAGCAGATCAGCTACCCACGGAAAACCCGGAAGAGCCAAAGAGTTTGTGACGCTAGTTGCTGTACTTCGTGGATAATACGTTTTTGAGCATAGGGCGGCATTGCCGTTTCTGGCTCTTCCATAACGAAGATTACATTCTGCTGTCTTCCTTCTGCTATTTGCGAAAGCATTGCCAGGACAAGCATATTGATTGTGCCTGTCCCTTGCCGATAAAATGGTGCTGCATGCTCTCCATCACCAGTTGAAATAAACGCAGTAATTACCTTTCTAAGATGTTCACGAGTCAACGTTGATACCTTTAAGTGAGGCTCTCCTCCCCATTCTTTTGGAACATATTTTTTTAATGCAGTGCTTATACTCTCTAGGGTATGTGACAGACCAAGTTCTGGGTTGTTGGCCACCGTTATAGCTGAAAGTGTAGTGAGAGTATCTTCCCACATTTGTGGTCTTATTTCTTTAATGCGCAAAATGATGTCAAGCAAGCTTCCGCGCTCTAAACTTAATGCACGTGAACCAGTCCGCACGGAACGAAGATACAAAAAACCAAATATCCTTTTGTGTTTTTTTGTAAAAATCTCAGGCTTTTCCCCTTCGGTAAGGCTTCGGGTAAAATATGTCTTCCCTTCAAAGTCGTCATCTTCGGCATCATACCAGCCGTGAAAGGTGACGCGAAGCGCCTCAGTGATATTGGCGGCATCTATTCCTTCAGGAGCTGGGACATCATAAAATTTGTTTGCTATGGAATCCCAATATTCAGCGTAATCACCCAAAGTGGCCTTCTGCTCTGTAGTCAAATCTACAAGAGTCACTTCGATCTCAATTTGAGGGGCAGCGCATTCTTCAGCAATTTCTACAGCCTCTTGTGTAGTTTCTGCATCATCTTGTATTGGGACATCCTGTCTGCTTGCGGCAGTTGGTGTATAGCAACCTTTGAAAAAATCATGCTCGTCAATTGGGGGCTGTCGATTAAGACGATCTGGGCCAAGGACAAGATCAAGTGCTTCAAAAATGGTTGTCTTCCCGGTGTTGTTGTCGCCGATCAGAACTCCGTGGGCAGGAAGGAGGAGTTCAGCGCTCTTGACGCCTCGAAAGTTTGCAATTTTGATGCGAGAAACACGCATGCAACCCCTCCTATTCTATAGGCTATTCCTCAAACGCAGCACTTCTGAACTTCAGTGTACTGGCATTTTCTTTCAACACTCGCTGTATGTCTTCCTGAAATCCACTGGCATTTTCGGCTTGAATTTCAATGTTAATGATCGCCTTGGTATCGGTCCGTTCGGTCAAATGGTGAACAATGTTGTCCACAATGTCGGCAAAACGCATTTTTGCACCGTGCGGTTCAATATCCACAGCAGCGTAAAATCGGGTTTTTCGTAGCGTAGGGACAGGCCTTGGCGCTTCACTAGGCAGCGCCGTGGACGTGGACGTTGGCGTTGCGCCAGTTTCTGGCACAGATGGCGTTGCTCCTGGTTGCCTTGTCGCTGCTTCTCGCTCGCTTTTTTCTTCATCCAGCACCACCTGCCATGCTGTAGCGGCTTCCGGATTGATCAGCAGCAAATCGTTATCCATGAAGGGCATGGCGGCAACGCCAAATGTAAAACCAAGATAACGGTCAGTTTCTTTACCCTGAGCAAGCCCAAAGAAATCCCGGCTGGTTGAACCGGCTTGTATGGCTGCGGTAAACACGCTTTCTGTTTTCAGGCGCGGTAAATACAGTTGGCGGCACATGTGCTGCCACACGCTTCGCGCAACGGCTTCGTTTTGCTCTGGCTTCCAGAACCATAGTTTGAGCAGGTTGCGCAGGTGAATGGGTGCCCACTCACTGATGAGCAATTCGTTATCGCGCAGTACCTGGTCAATGGTTTTGGGGATACTCTGAGCTGCCGTGTTCAGTGAGAAAGGTTCCCACTCTATGTCACTAACTTTACCGCTTGAAGCCGTTTGCATGGGGGAAAGCAGCCATTTGTACACTTCGGCTATCATGCGCTGCATGGTGTCCTGTGCTGTGATATGGCTTTGCCGCGCTTGCTTTGCCTGATATTGATCAAGGTTCAGGCGCATATCCTTGATGTCATCTTCAATGGACTTCCATGCTAACACCGTGCTTACCTGATCCAAGAGGCGGCTTGCCCCATCGTAGTCGGGCGCTAGAAAGAGCAGGCGATTTTGATTGACACGAGGCTGTTCGCCACGTTTTTTCAGTACGTCCAGGGCTGCGCCAAAGGCCATGTTGTTGCCGTTACGGCTATACGCCTGAGCGGGGTCAAGCACGACTAGCCGCAGAGCTTCATCATCGGGGATATCTTGGCTGGGGGTAAAGACATGCACACCACTAAAGGTGCTGGTGCGCAATGCCTCCTGCAATTTCCCGCGAATAACAGGGAAAATTGCCTCACGATGGTAGCGGCGTTTACGCTCTTCCATCTCGCGGCGCAGATTGGGCCGGGTATCAAACCAAAAACGCGAATCAGCCGAGTTGATATAGTGGAGACTATGGCTGATACGGCGCAGTGCGTCGCGGAACAAGCCCACCTGTTGCCCTGGCATGGCTGTGCCAAGCATGATGCGCTGTTGTTCAATTCCGCGAATACCGGTACCCGCTGAAAGTAATCCAGACCCCGGCGCACTACCCAAGAAGATAGCACGCGCAACGCGGCGACACGATTGCACACTTCCAAGGCGCGTATCTTGTGTTTCCAGTGTAGTGGTTTCTGCTCTGTCTCCGTCAATATCGCGCTCTATGACCGGATCCCAGCCATTGGGCAGGTAGTAGACCATTTCATTGCGCACATCGGCATCGTAGAGCGGCAGGCTGCCGGGCATGAGCAGGGGATCATTGTTGCCGTCTTTCCACAAGCGGTAGATAACCTTGGCCATGAGCTTGAGCACGCCGCGTGTACGCTGAAAATTATCCAGTGTCGACCAGTCTTCATACAGGCGGTCAAACACTTCAGGATGAATAGGATAGGCCTGCTCCATACGCGCAGCATAGCGGGCATCCTGCGTCTCCATGGGGAACTCGTCTTTATTGCCTGTGTATAGGTCAATATAGGCCCTACAGGCGGCCTTGGCGGAGTCCTTATCATGGGCAGGTGCAAAAAGACGACGCCGAACGATTTCAAAGGCTTCTTCCGCAGCCACAGGTTTCCATAAGGCATGCACACGCCCAAAGCAGTGGGCCAGAGCTTCGAGCGCCATAACACCACGCTGGCTACCCGCTTCTTTTTGTGATTCTGGCAGTGATGCCAACAGCACCGCCGTAGGCACAAGCTTCAGGGCTTCGGTAAGGTTTTGCACAAAACTTAAGTTGGAATCAAAACTGCCACCAGTAAGATTCTTGCTCTCTTCAAACTGGCGGATATAGGCCACCACTTCGTCCATCAAGATAACGCACGGCGCATGGCTTTGCAGCAAGGGTAAGAGCACTTCCTTGCCGGGAGCCGTGCCGGAGCTGTCGGCATCAGCCACTTGTGCATAGGCATCGGCCCCGCCAAGCTGCCAGGCCAACTCCCCCCAGAGCGTGCGCACCGTGCAGTTGCCGCGTTTGGCTGGCTGGTTAGGGGACAGCTTGGTGCCGTCCAGCACCACAAGGCGGGCGTGGGGGGCTTCCATCACATTGGCTGAATCGAGTAAGCCCGGAATGCCCTGCATCTTGCTGGCAGGAGCCTTGCCGTTCACCAGATGATAGACCGCCAGCAGGGTGTGAGTTTTGCCGCCACCAAAGGCCGTTTGCAGTTGGATAACCGGATCGCCCCCCTGACCGGAAAGACGCTTGAGCACCGAGAGCATGAGCAGGCGCATGCCTTCCGTAATGAAGGTGCGGTCAAAGAAGAGCACCGGGTCGAGGTAGCCGACGGGCGCTGTGCCTTCATGCACGCTGCTGATGTCTGCGGCAAACTCGGATTGCTGAAAGGTGCCTTTCAGCACATCTTCATGGGGGACGACCACTTCACGCCAGGGGCGGATTGGGGACATTAGAGCACCTCAGCTTTCCAAGGATGATTCTGCATATTCTGGGAATGAAGGACACGCACAGCAAAGCCAAAATTTGCAAATACTATTTTTAGTTTTTTAAGAATTTGGGCGTAGATACTTTCCTTTGTGAGCAGGTGATTTTCATGCTCAAGATCAATGTAAAGTTCAATTTTGTGGTGGCTTCCATATGGTTGCGTTAAAAAAACTTCGTAGTATACTTCCAGACTGTTATCATTGCTGACGTAAGCAGAAACAAGCCCAAAAATTGTATCTTTAAATTGTAAACTTACTTTTTGTATCAACTCATCAACGTCTTCAAGTGCTTTTTCTTTGTAGCGTTTTGATTCAACAACAATAAGTTTTGTGT
This DNA window, taken from Desulfovibrio sp. 86, encodes the following:
- a CDS encoding ABC transporter permease — encoded protein: MISLAGRDILHAWGKFVFTGIGLGLLIGVTLVMAGVYRGMVDDGKALLDNSGADLWVVQKDTLGPYAESSSLNDDVYRAILAMPGVSQAANVTYLTMQVRKGESDVRTMVVGIAPGALGATPGWPPYLVAGRQITRGHYEAVADIATGFKLGDRLAIRRNHYTVVGLTRRMVSSSGDPMVFIPLKDAQEAQFLKDNDAIWQSRRRTEANPAFNRPGVPGLLDAVIASQSTNAFVNAVLVTLKPGHAPDEVAESIRRWKRLTVYTRAQMEDILVGKLIATSAKQIGMFLVILAIVSAAIVAFIIYSLTMDKIREIAVLKLIGTRNRTIAAMIMQQALALGVIGFVVGKITATFSAPLFPKYVLLTPMDSVTGFFAVLVICVLASIVAIRMALKVDPAEAIG
- a CDS encoding ABC transporter ATP-binding protein; amino-acid sequence: MIGKGIRIEGLSKRFGKGDTAVYALKDVNMQVAPGEVVGLVGPSGSGKSTLLKCLGAVIDPSDGRMTLGNEVIYDGGWQVRDLRALRRDKIGFVFQSPYLIPFLDVTDNVALLPMLAGVANAEARAKALELLTALDVQHRVHAMPSQLSGGEQQRVAIARGLVNRPPVILADEPTAPLDSVRAMAVIRILNDMARKFETAIIVVTHDEKIIPTFKRIYHIRDGVTHEEAGEGREFE
- a CDS encoding cytochrome c, whose amino-acid sequence is MTHRKHSHAFGTITLTVTACLLLWGFQLPAWAGDATQVEPLALRKIMQELGRNMQAITGAISQEKWVQVVQLAPKVAAHPEPPLTEKMRILAYLGADATKFRNFDAQTHEAALAMKLAAASSDGKAVIQSFAHVQESCLGCHQAFRKPFVEHFYGAR
- a CDS encoding efflux transporter outer membrane subunit; translated protein: MEHAKTCQRPISLKRRLAATYLVAGLVTAGLAGCAAGPDFQRPTAPDVARYTATPVADRTASAPTQFGETQRLVEGLPIETQWWQSLGSSALDGLINEAFHVSPTLASISANLRQAQELLAAQAGSTQYPQVDVALGSQRQQMSPSSQGLSGDARQFSLYNASVGVHYNLDLAGGNRRALEALAARADYRRFELNAARLALAGNMATAAITRARLAAQLEATTAILRVQDEQLRLAHERVRIGQASPDEALSLQAQAEQTRAELPALRKQLQQTEHLLAVLAGRAPGTGGIPAFTLADFTLPVEMPLVVPSELVRRRPDIQASEALLHAANADYGVAVAKLYPQINLSANLGSQALTTGALFGGGSAVWGLVAQLTQPLFNPGLPAEKRAALAAFDAAAANYQSVVLESLRNVADTLRAVESDAQTLTALAAADMAAQASLQSVERQYRLGAASYLQLLIAQQQAQSIRINMIAAQAQRLVDSVALYQALGGGVS
- a CDS encoding recombinase family protein, which gives rise to MQGQRIGYVRVSSFDQNPDRQLEQIEVGKVFTDKASGKDTQRPELERLLAFVREGDTVVVHSMDRLARNLDDLRRIVQGLTQRGVRMEFVKEGLTFTGEDSPMANLMLSVMGAFAEFERALIRERQREGIVLAKQRGAYRGRKKSLNSEQIAELKRRVAAGDQKTLVARDFGISRETLYQYLRED
- a CDS encoding Tn3 family transposase, giving the protein MPRRSILSATERESLLALPDVKDELIRHYTFNETDLSVIRQRRGAANRLGFAVQLCYLRFPGIFLGVDEPPFPPLLRMVAAQLKVPVESWNDYGQREQTRREHLVELQTVFGFKPFTMSHYRQAVHTLTELALQTDKGIVLASTLVENLRRQSIILPAMNAIERASAEAITRANRSIHAALADSLIPVHRQRLDELLKRKDGSKMTWLAWLRQSPAKPNSRHMLEHIERLKAWQALDLPAGIERQVHQNRLLKIAREGGQMTPADLAKFESQRRYATLVALAIEGMATVTDEIIDLHDRIIGKLFNAAKNKHQQQFQASGKAINDKVRMYGRIGQALIEAKQSGGDPFAAIEAVMPWDTFAASVTEAQTLARPADFDFLHHIGESYATLRRYAPQFLDVLKLRAAPTAKGVLDAIDVLRGMNSDSARKVPADAPTAFIKPRWAKLVLTDEGIDRRYYELCALSELKNALRSGDVWVQGSRQFKDFDEYLVPIEKFATLKLASELPLAVATDCDQYLHDRLELLEAQLATVNRMAATNDLPDAIITTASGLKITPLDAAVPDAAQALIDQSAMLLPHLKITELLMEVDEWTGFTRHFTHLKTGDTAKDKTLLMTTILADGINLGLTKMAESCPGTTYAKLSWLQAWHVRDETYSTALAELVNAQFRQPFAGNWGDGTTSSSDGQNFRTGSKAESTGHINPKYGSSPGRTFYTHISDQYAPFSAKVVNVGLRDSTYVLDGLLYHESDLRIEEHYTDTAGFTDHVFGLMHFLGFRFAPRIRDLGDTKLFIPKGDTAYDALKPMISSDRLNIKAIRAHWDEILRLATSIKQGTVTASLMLRKLGSYPRQNGLAVALRELGRIERTLFILDWLQSVELRRRVHAGLNKGEARNALARAVFFYRLGEIRDRSFEQQRYRASGLNLVTAAIVLWNTVYLERATSALRAHGKALDDTLLQYLSPLGWEHINLTGDYLWRSSAKVGAGKFRPLRPLPPA
- a CDS encoding ATP-dependent nuclease gives rise to the protein MRVSRIKIANFRGVKSAELLLPAHGVLIGDNNTGKTTIFEALDLVLGPDRLNRQPPIDEHDFFKGCYTPTAASRQDVPIQDDAETTQEAVEIAEECAAPQIEIEVTLVDLTTEQKATLGDYAEYWDSIANKFYDVPAPEGIDAANITEALRVTFHGWYDAEDDDFEGKTYFTRSLTEGEKPEIFTKKHKRIFGFLYLRSVRTGSRALSLERGSLLDIILRIKEIRPQMWEDTLTTLSAITVANNPELGLSHTLESISTALKKYVPKEWGGEPHLKVSTLTREHLRKVITAFISTGDGEHAAPFYRQGTGTINMLVLAMLSQIAEGRQQNVIFVMEEPETAMPPYAQKRIIHEVQQLASQTLWLFRVFRG